In Trueperaceae bacterium, the following proteins share a genomic window:
- a CDS encoding peptidylprolyl isomerase — MTPARFALLNAVVALLVGGAWIASRSTDPPPRDATAAPSAASATDATPEAAEGTGPAANRPLPRVEGYEPVPFVADAPVRTFEAADDVLEADLEYVAVLETTNGTVHLDLFERRTPATTNNFVFLALHRFYEGVPFHRVIDGFMAQTGDPTGTGRGGPGYRFDDEIADGLAHDAAGVVSMANAGEDTNGSQFFVTFGPTPWLDGAHTIFGRVVEGLDVLEGLTRVEPGTPTIIAPLDGPARDLAEQGVDAADVDGTVRAWLERELGALPDGDAAFEVGGLRGVLGASDGAPALGLFPDPDRLVRVSIHARPAPEDPS, encoded by the coding sequence ATGACGCCCGCCCGCTTCGCCCTCCTCAACGCCGTCGTCGCCCTCCTCGTTGGCGGCGCGTGGATCGCGTCGCGGTCCACCGACCCGCCCCCGCGTGACGCGACCGCCGCGCCGTCGGCGGCGTCCGCGACCGACGCCACCCCGGAGGCCGCGGAGGGGACGGGGCCCGCCGCCAACCGGCCCCTCCCCCGCGTCGAGGGGTACGAACCGGTGCCCTTCGTCGCCGACGCCCCCGTCCGCACGTTCGAAGCGGCCGACGACGTCCTCGAGGCGGACCTCGAGTACGTCGCCGTGCTCGAGACGACGAACGGCACCGTCCACCTCGACCTGTTCGAACGCCGGACGCCCGCTACGACCAACAACTTCGTGTTCCTGGCGTTGCACCGCTTCTACGAGGGCGTGCCGTTCCACCGCGTCATCGACGGCTTCATGGCGCAGACCGGCGACCCGACCGGCACCGGTCGCGGCGGCCCCGGCTACCGCTTCGACGACGAAATCGCGGACGGCCTGGCGCACGACGCGGCCGGCGTCGTCAGCATGGCGAACGCCGGCGAGGACACGAACGGCTCGCAGTTCTTCGTGACGTTCGGTCCGACCCCGTGGCTGGACGGCGCCCACACGATCTTCGGGCGGGTCGTGGAGGGCCTGGACGTCCTCGAGGGCCTCACCCGGGTCGAGCCCGGCACCCCGACGATCATCGCGCCCCTCGACGGGCCCGCCCGCGACCTCGCGGAGCAGGGGGTGGACGCCGCCGACGTCGACGGGACGGTCCGCGCCTGGCTCGAACGCGAGCTCGGCGCCCTCCCCGACGGCGACGCCGCCTTCGAGGTCGGCGGGTTGCGCGGCGTGCTCGGCGCGTCCGACGGCGCGCCCGCCCTCGGCCTCTTCCCCGACCCCGACCGCCTCGTCCGCGTGAGCATTCACGCCCGCCCCGCACCGGAGGATCCCTCGTGA